The Ruania halotolerans genome contains the following window.
TCGAGCATGCGCGCCTGCGCCAGCCGAGCGCTCTCCGGGTCCGCCTGGATGAGCGCCCGGATCAGCGCGTTCACCATGATCGTCTGACTCAACCGGGTGGTGCGGGTGATCTCGTCCCGGAACGAGGACGCGCCGAGTGCAGAGACGAAGCTCACCGTCGCGATCTCCGTCAGCGGTGAGGTGGTGAACGCCGTCAACGCGATCAACCCGGCACCCGTGGCCCTCGCCGCACGCGCGGCCTGCACGGTCGGTCGAGTACTGCCGGTTCCACTGATCACGATGCACACGTCTTCCGGATGGAGCAGGCGGGCCCGCACACCCTGAGCGATGTGGTCCACCGGTGCCTCGGCGCTGCGTCCAATCGCATTGAGTCGCATCGCGGCCTCCATGGCCACCGGTGCAGAGAGTCCGTTGCCGATCACCAAGACCGAGCGTGCCTTCAGGAGCAGCTCCACCCCGGTCTGCACATCGCCGGGATCGAGCAGCGCCGCGAGATCTTCGGCCGCCCGGGCCACATCCCGCACCACCGCACGCACCACGCCGACGGCGTCCCTCGGCTCCCCGTCCTCACTCCCCCTGGCCGCCAGCCCGACATCCCGGGCGAGAAGTACCCGCAGCTGTGGATATCCGGAGAAACCGAGACGCTGAGCCGCTCGGACAACGGTGGCACGAGAGGTACCAGCGGCATCCGCGACCTCCTGTGCGGAGGCCTCGATCGTCCACTCGGGCCGGTCGATGAACACCTGCGCCACCCGCTGCTCGCTCGGGTGCAGTGCAGATATCCCCGCGCGGATCAGGGCCGGCACACTGCCGAGCTCGGGGTTCGCGCCAGACATCAGTCCACAACCGGCTCAGGGATGTCTGCCTTGGACGTGCTCCGACCAGGCCCGGAGATGATCCGTTGACGGACGGCGGCCGAGATCTGGTCCACGATGACCGTCACCACGATGATCACCACGAGGGTGATGCCGATCCGGCCCCACTCGCGACCATTGAAGAGTTGACCCAGGATCGATCCGATCCCGCCGGCCCCGACGATGCCGAGGATGGCGCCCGCACGGATGTTGATCTCGAACCGGTACAACCAGAACGCCACGATCTCGGGGAGGACCTGCGGCACCACGGCCCAGCGAAGTAGCTGAATCTTCGACGCCCCGGCAGCGTCGAGCGCCTCCATCGGCCCGAGGTCGATCCCTTCGATCGCCTCGCTGGAGAGTTTGCCCAGGGTCCCCACCGATCCGATTCCGAGGGCCAGGGCGCCGGCGAGCGGACCGAGACCGAAGATCGGAATCATGAATACCAGGGCGAACACGATCTCAGGTATGGCGCGGATGATGTTCAGCACCTGCCGCACGACGAGCACCACGGGGCGTGGTGCCACGTTGCTGGCTGCGAGGAATGCGATTGGGAAGGAGATGATGGCACCGATCAGAGTGCCGATCCACGCCATCTGGAGTGATTCGATCATCAGCGCGATGCTCTTGGACCAGTAGGCGCTCCACGGTTCCGCTATGGGGTTCTGGAGCAAGCCCTGGCTCATCAGCCCGAAGTACCGAGGCGCCTCGGTGACGATCTGCCCCACGCGCTCCCATCGCGCGTCCACCTGCCATAACGCCCAGAGCACGATGGCTGCACTCACGATGAGCCAGATGGTTGTGCGCACCTTCGACGGCGGCGCGGGCGTGTTCTTGCGCGCGGTGGCCTCTGCGGTCCTCATGTGAGCCTCCGGCGGATCGCGCGTGAGGACTGATCGAGCACGAAGACCACCGCGAAGAGTGCGAACACCACAGCGGCGAGCTCCTCGTGCTGCAACCGGCTGACCAGCAGATCGATGATCTCTCCGATCCCCCCTGCTCCGACGATTCCCAGCACGGCCGAGGCGCGGATGTTCAGTTCGAACACGTAGAAGCAATAGGAGAGGTAGTTCGGGGCGACCTGTGGCATCACAGCGAAACGGCCGCGTTGGAACCGGCTGCCGCCAGCGGCCTCGACCGCCTCGATCGGTCCGCGATCCACGGCGTCGATGGACTCCGAGGTGAGTTTGGCGACGATGCCGATGTTGAACACGATGAGTGCGAGGATGCCGGGGAGGGCTCCGGTCTGCACGAAGGCAACGAACAGCAGGCCGTAGGCCACGTCCGGCAAGGATCGAACCACGGAGAGCACCAGTTTGGTGACCCGGTAGACCGCGATGGTGGGCGCGGACACCTTCGAGGCAAGCATGGCCAGCAGCAGCGCGAGAATCGAGCCGACCAGCGTTGCCAGGATGGCGATGTAGAGCGTCTCGAGGAAGGCGTCAATCACCGCAGGTCTGGTCAGGATCGACCAGGCGGGATCGAAGTATCGCGCGACGATCTCCCGGCCGCGCATCGCATCGGTGAACAGCGGCGTGAGGGTGAACTCGATCCCGATCGCCGAGTAGACGGTAATGGCGAGGAACGCGACGAGCCCCAGGATCGCGCCGATCGAAGGCGGCGGCTTGACCGGGCGGTCGGACTGCGAGACTGTTCGCACGGCGGGCGCGGTCACGCGGCCGCCACGGTGCTGTACGTGGTGTTCACGCCACTGGTCCCGCGTTCTTCTCCGCCACATCGTCGGCGGTCAGTGATCGACCGTAGATGGACTCGAAGACGGCGTCGTCGGCCTCCTCGCCGGTGCCGTCGAAGACGACCTGTCCGTCTCGCATTCCGATGATGCGATCGCCGTAGCGGCGGGCGAGGTCCAGGAAGTGCAGGTTCACCACCGTGGTGATCCCGAGGTCGCGGTTGATCCGCTGCAGATCCCGCATCACAGCGTTCGCCGTGGGCGGGTCGAGTGAGGCGACGGGTTCGTCGGCGAGCATGATCTGCGGCTGCTGGGCAAGTCCGCGTGCGATCGCCACCCGCTGCTGCTGGCCGCCGGAGAGTTGCGAGGCGCGCACGTACGCCTTCTCGAGGATGCCCACTCGTTCCAGCGCGTCGAAGGCGATCTCCTTGTCCTCGGCGGAGAACCACCCGAGCAGTGAGCGGAGAACACCGGTGGAGTGCAGGCGACCGGTGAGCACGTTGTTCATCACGCTCGTACGGCTGACCAGGTTGAACGACTGGAAGATCATCCCCACCTGGGAGCGCAGGTGCCGCAGTTGCCGGCGGTTGGCACGGGCTACCGGCGCGTCGTTGACCAACAGCTCTCCACCAGTCACGGGGACGATGCCATTGATCGTGCGCACGAGCGTGGACTTTCCGGCACCCGAAAGACCCACGACCACCACGAACTGCCCCTCCGGGATGGTCAGATCCACGCCGTCGAGCGCAGTGGTGCCGTTCGGGTAGGTGACGGACACGTCGCGAAACTCGATCATGACCCACATTCCTTGCTACGCGCCGGTGGCGCAGGCGGGATGGTTTGCGCCCCGCCTGCGCCGTTCGGCTGATCGACCGATCACAGTCCGGCGAAGTTCGCTTCCACCTGCCGGGCGGCGTCGAGGGCGTCCAGGTCGGCCGGGACCAGGCCCTCGATGGAGTACACCGCGTCGTAGGCGGCGGCGCCCTCTTCGGTCTCCATCACGGCGACCATGGCATCGGCGATGCGCTGCTGCAGGTCTTCCGAGAGGTCTCCGGCCACGGCCACGCCGTCGTTCGGGATCTCGTCGGAGTAGGCGAACACGGTGACTTCCTCACCGATCTGCGGGTTCTCCTCCACCACGTTGTCGCGAGCGTCGTCGAAGCTCACGCCCACCGGGTAGTCCCCGCTGGCCACGTTGATGATCGAGTTCGGGTGCCCACCGGCGAACTGGGTGTTCAACGCGAGTGGGTCGAGGCCGGCTACGCGCTCGAGCTGAGTGGCCGGGTAGTAGTACCCCGACGCCGAAGAGGAGTCCACCATCGAGATCGGGGTGTCCTGCTCGATGAGCGCGAGTGCATCCTCGCCTGCGGGGCCCGCCTCGGCAGCGTCCGCGCCGTTGCAGAAGGTGTAGGTGGAGCCATCCTCGTTCTCCACCTCGACCACGTCGTCCAGGCAGTAGGTGTCCGGGTCGTTGGTGAACCACTGCGTGTGATAGGTCGAGGATCCGAACCGCACCGACTGCAGGATGATCTCGGCATCAGCCTGGTCAGCTGCCTGCACAAGGGCGATCGGGCCGAACATCCCGATCTGCGCCTGACCTGTCTGCATTGCCGTGACCAGCGCGGCGTAGTTCTCCGTGACGTTGGTGGTCACGGGGATTCCCAGCTCCGCCTCGATCAGGGCTCCGAGTTGGTCGGCATCCTCGACCAGGGAGTCCATCTCCTGCGAGGGGACCAGTCCGAGAACGATCTCCTCGGGGTCGGCCATCTCCTCGTCGCCACCGGTCTGTTCACCGCCCGTTTCATCCTCAGCAGGTTCGTCGCTGGCGCAAGCCGTCAGAGCCAGCGCGGCCGCGGCACCGATGGCCGCCCAACGCATCGCACGCTTCATTTTTCACCCTCGTCGTTCGGGGCACCGGTCGGCACCATCTGGGAGCCCCGCAACGTCATTACCTGACCCACGGCAGCCATGAACACGAGTTGCACGCTACTGACGCCGACGCACCCGCGCTAGAGAACGGGGGTTGCATTCCGGTAAACACTCACTGAACGGTCGAGAGTTGTTCCGTTCAGGATGCGATCTCGCGCCGAGCCCAGGCACGTATCGCCGCGGACAGCCCCTCGAAGGTCGCCGCCGCGTGCGTACTCGGACCGTGCCCGAGGCTGAACCGGTCGATGAAGAATCCGGTGGAGCCGCGGTCCATCGCCGGTCCTACGTCGTTCGCCCAGACGTCGCCCACACTTGCCAGGCGGGCCGGGTCGTTCACCGCGGCCCGAGTAGCGAGGTCGTCGAGGATCTGTGGCATCGTGTCGGGCTTCCCCGCACTGGGCACCACGTGGTCAATGAGCGCCGTCAGCTCGTGTGTGTCCAGCCAGCTCTGCGCGCCCACGAGTGGTGCGTTGGTCACCAGGACCACCTGCGCCCCGGTGGACCGAACGTCGGCGAGGAGGTCCCGGACGCCGTCGGGCGGTCTCGTCTCCCCCTCCCCCGCCTCAAGGCGTGCCCTGGAAGCGAGGTATGCCTCGCTGAGCGTCTCGTTCGGGCACGTGGCCGCGCGTGCCATCGCGGCCACCGCCTGGTAGCCGTCCGCTGCGCCGGGCACTGCTCGGTCTCCGGCAAGGAAGGCCCGGGCGGCCGAGACCAGCGCCATGCCAGGATGACGACGCTGCACCTCCTCGGCGTAGAAGATCACCGGATCGTCGCCGATGCAGAGCGTTCCATCGAAGTCGAGCACCAGGACGGCGGAAGGCGGGGCAGGTTCACGTCGTTCAGTTGTCACCACGGCGACTAGGCTAGGCCCCGCAAGCGCGAGTGGCGTAACTGGCAGCCGCGCAGGATTTAGGTTCCTGTGCCTTCGGGCGTGCGGGTTCGAGTCCCGCCTCGCGCACTGTGACGAAGGAACTGTGCTCAAGCGGGACGAGGAGGAGCGCAGCGACGGCCCCGCCTCGCGCACTGTGACGAAGGAACTGTGCTCAAGCGGGACGAGGAGGAGCGCAGCGACTCCCCGCGCCTCGCGCACTGTCGTGAGCGTCGCGTAGCCGCGTTCGCCAACCCACCCCGCGACGCGATAGAAAGCAGGGGTGAGCAACACGAGTGTCGAAACCGAGGACGGCTGGTTCGAACCCGATGAGTTGGCGGCAGTACGGCGGCGCATGCCGATCCTGTACGTGGACGTCATCCCGGTGCGGGTTGACCCGGACGGTGTGATCCAGCGGGTCGGGATGCTGCTGCGTACCCCGCGAGACGGCGGGATATCCCGGGCATTGGTCTCCGGCCGCGTGATGTTCCATGAGCTCATCCGGGACGCCCTGTCGCGCCATATCGACAAAGACCTCGGACCGATGGCGCTGCCCAGGATCCCGGTCACGCTGACCCCGTTCACCGTGGCCGAGTACTTCCCCACCCCTGGGATCACGCCGTATCACGACCCTCGCCAGCATGCGGTTTCCCTGGCCTACATCGTGCCCGTGGACGGGGACTGCAGCCCCCAGCAGGACGCCTTGGACATCGGGTGGTTCACGCCGGAGGAGGCGGTCTCCCCCATGGTGCAAGCAGACATGGTGGACGGCCACGGCGCCCTGGTGCGTACAGCGCTGGCCACCGTGGGGCGGTTGGTCTGAGCGAGAAGGGAGCCCCGACGGCGCAGCCCGCCCCGGTCGTCGTCGGTCAACCCGCCTGGTCAGCTGGGGCCGATGTGGTGGCGGTGCTGGTGTTCGTCATCGCAGGCCGTGGCACGCATCACGACTCCGGGGTGACCATCGGCACCCTCGGCACTGCATGGCCGTTCCTCGTCGCCCTGATCCTCGGCTGGGCGCTTGCGCGTGCGTGGCGCAGTCCGGTGCGCCCGTGGCCCACTGGCACCGTCGTGTGGCTGGTGACGGCGGCCGGTGGCCTGACCCTGCGCGGCCTCACCGGAGGTGGGTTGTCCGGCGCCTTCCCCCTCGTGACGGTGCTCGCCCTGGGCGGACTCATGGTCGGCTGGCGCGCCGTGGTCGTGCTCTGGCGCCGACTTCGTCCGGCGCGGGTTGCCTGAGTGTCGTGAATCAGGCTGAACGCGACACTCAAGCCACCCTCGTCGAGTGCATCAGGTAGATCAGGTTGCCCTCGCTGCGGTCTCGGCGGAACCCGATCCGGTAGAGAACACGCAAGGAAGCTGCGTTCCACGAGCGCACCGAGGCCCACACCTGGCCGAACCCGGCTCGATGTCCCTCGGCCACCACGGCAGCGGCAGCCGTCGTCCCGAAGCCGCGGCCCTGATCGGGCCAACGGATCTCGAGGCCAAGCTCTGGGTACGGTGCAGTTCGGCCTATCAGGAGGCCGGCCGTGCCGATCATCGTGCCGTCGGATCGACACACGCCGTACCAGGTCACCCCGTGCGAGTCTCGCCGGACCGCACGCCGTTCCAGCCACAAACGGGTCTCCTCGGGATCGCGCACCGGCCCGTCACCGATCGTGTGTGTCTGCGGGTCCGAGAAGATGGCATGGACGTCGGCGTGGTCACCCGGGGTAAGCACACGAAGGGTGAGCTCCCCGGCGGCGAGGACGTCGGACATCTGAGGCACCATCCGCCCACGGTAGCCATGCCATGTCGCTGCTCTGCGCCACCGCGCTATCCACAAGCTCCAGCGCAACGCTCACGTCGTGTGGTGCGATCGGTTCATGGCAGCTCAGCGGATGATCGTGAGCGCGGAGTCTCTCGCCCGGCGTCAGGCCGGCATGATCGGCCACGCCCAGGCCAGGGCGGAAGGGGTCACGGTCGCGCAGCTGCGGAACCTGGTACGGCGAGGCCGCTGGCTCCGGGTCACCCGCGGTGTGTATCGCACGCCGGTGGATACGCTCCTGGACTCGTGGGACGAGGTCAGGCAGCAGGCCGCATGGACGGGTGTGCTGGCCGTCCCAGGTTCGACGGCGGTCGGCATGGCGGCGCTGGCGCTGCAGCAGGTCCAAGGGCTGCCACGGCGGATCCGGCCAGAGGTGGGCGTTTCGCACGGACGGAGCATCACCGGCCCGGCCGGCGTCCTGGTGCGACGTTGTCGCCATCCGATCCCGGCGGTGCTCATCAACGGGTTTCGCGTCGCAACGGTCCCGGTCGCTCTCGCGCATGCGCTGCCCGAGATGAGCCGCCGGGATGCCGTTGCAGTACTGGATTCCGCTCTGCACACGGGGCGGTTGACGTCCGTGGGGATGCGGGAACTCGAGCGGACTCTGCACGGCCGGCGCGGCGCACAGAGAGCGAGAGAGCTGATCACGCTCGCCGACGGTCGGGCCGAGTCGCCATTGGAGACCCGGGCACGACTACTCTTCGTCGACGCGGGGCTGCCACCGCCCGACCTGCAGGTTCGGGTTCACGACCGCGCCGGCCGGGTGGTCGCTCGCGGCGATCTGGGGTGGCAGCGATCGGACGGCACGTGGGTGATCGTCGAGATGGATGGCCGTGGGGTGCACGGGACACCGACGGCCGTCTACCAGGACCGAAGCCGCCAGAACCGCATGGTGCTGAGCCGGCAGGTCACCATCCTGCGGTTCACTGATCAGGACCTGGACGACGGCAGCGCCGTGGAAATGATCGGCCGCGCGCTGTGCCACCCCGCGAGGGTTGCCTGAGTGTCGAAGTACGCGCGAAACGCGACACTCAGCCAACCCACCGCGAGGCGTGCGGCGTGACTACTTGATCGCACCCATGGAGAGTCCGCGCACCAGCTGCTTCTGCGCCACCCACCCGGCGATCAGCACCGGCAGGGAAGCCAGCAGGCTCGCAGCGGAGAGGCGGGCCAGGAACAGGCCCTCACTGGTCATCGTGGAGGTGATGAAGATCGGCACTGTCGCCGCCCTGGCGGCGGTGAGGTTCAGGGCGAAGAAGAACTCGTTCCAGGCGAAGATCACGCAGATCAGCGCCGTCGCGGCCAATCCGGGCGCGACCATCGGGATGAGCACGGCGCGCAGCGTGCGCATCAGCCCCGCACCATCCATGGACGCAGCCTCGAGCACCTCACCGGGGATCTCCTGGAAGAACGAGCGCATCATCCACACCGCGATCGGCAGGTTCATCGCGGTGTACAGCACCACGAGGGTCCAGATCGTGTCGAGCACGTGCAGCCGGCCTGCGATCACGTAGATGGGCACGATTACGGCCACCACCGGCAGCATCTTGGTGGACATGAAGAAGAACAGCACATCGCTGGTCTTCTTCACCGGCCGGATCGCCAGAGCGTATGAGGCCGGTACCGCCAGCGCGATCACCAGCAGCGTGGAGACGCCTGTGGCGATCAGGGAGTTCGCGAAGAACACCCCCGCTCCGCCGTCGATCACCGCGCGGAACTGGTCCAACGTGGGCGTGAAGAACCACGTGGGTGGATTGGAGGCTGCTTCACTCTCCTGTTTGAACGCCGTCAGGGCCATCCAGGCCACCGGGAAGAAGAACGCGATCGCCACCACCCAGGTGAGCACGGTGAGCAACCCGCCACCTAGTCCCGCGCCCCGGTCCGGGCGAGGGGCACGGACCGCGGCGGGGCCGGCGGAACTACGAATGTCAGGGGACGTCGTCGTCATCATCAGTCCTTCTGCTCGAAGCTGCGGAAGATCACGCGCAGGGCGAAGGTGGCCACGATGATCGTGGCGATCACCACCACCACACCCATCGCGGCGGCCTGGCCGATGTCAAAGCCGAGGAACGCCCGCTGGTAGATGTAGAACGGCAGGTTCGCGCTCGCGGTACCGGGACCGCCCGCCGTCATCAGATAGATCTGGTCGAAGGTGTTCACCACGT
Protein-coding sequences here:
- a CDS encoding MurR/RpiR family transcriptional regulator, with the protein product MSGANPELGSVPALIRAGISALHPSEQRVAQVFIDRPEWTIEASAQEVADAAGTSRATVVRAAQRLGFSGYPQLRVLLARDVGLAARGSEDGEPRDAVGVVRAVVRDVARAAEDLAALLDPGDVQTGVELLLKARSVLVIGNGLSAPVAMEAAMRLNAIGRSAEAPVDHIAQGVRARLLHPEDVCIVISGTGSTRPTVQAARAARATGAGLIALTAFTTSPLTEIATVSFVSALGASSFRDEITRTTRLSQTIMVNALIRALIQADPESARLAQARMLDVIGEVFLQDPP
- the phnE gene encoding phosphonate ABC transporter, permease protein PhnE, which codes for MRTAEATARKNTPAPPSKVRTTIWLIVSAAIVLWALWQVDARWERVGQIVTEAPRYFGLMSQGLLQNPIAEPWSAYWSKSIALMIESLQMAWIGTLIGAIISFPIAFLAASNVAPRPVVLVVRQVLNIIRAIPEIVFALVFMIPIFGLGPLAGALALGIGSVGTLGKLSSEAIEGIDLGPMEALDAAGASKIQLLRWAVVPQVLPEIVAFWLYRFEINIRAGAILGIVGAGGIGSILGQLFNGREWGRIGITLVVIIVVTVIVDQISAAVRQRIISGPGRSTSKADIPEPVVD
- the phnE gene encoding phosphonate ABC transporter, permease protein PhnE; amino-acid sequence: MTAPAVRTVSQSDRPVKPPPSIGAILGLVAFLAITVYSAIGIEFTLTPLFTDAMRGREIVARYFDPAWSILTRPAVIDAFLETLYIAILATLVGSILALLLAMLASKVSAPTIAVYRVTKLVLSVVRSLPDVAYGLLFVAFVQTGALPGILALIVFNIGIVAKLTSESIDAVDRGPIEAVEAAGGSRFQRGRFAVMPQVAPNYLSYCFYVFELNIRASAVLGIVGAGGIGEIIDLLVSRLQHEELAAVVFALFAVVFVLDQSSRAIRRRLT
- the phnC gene encoding phosphonate ABC transporter ATP-binding protein gives rise to the protein MIEFRDVSVTYPNGTTALDGVDLTIPEGQFVVVVGLSGAGKSTLVRTINGIVPVTGGELLVNDAPVARANRRQLRHLRSQVGMIFQSFNLVSRTSVMNNVLTGRLHSTGVLRSLLGWFSAEDKEIAFDALERVGILEKAYVRASQLSGGQQQRVAIARGLAQQPQIMLADEPVASLDPPTANAVMRDLQRINRDLGITTVVNLHFLDLARRYGDRIIGMRDGQVVFDGTGEEADDAVFESIYGRSLTADDVAEKNAGPVA
- the phnD gene encoding phosphate/phosphite/phosphonate ABC transporter substrate-binding protein — protein: MKRAMRWAAIGAAAALALTACASDEPAEDETGGEQTGGDEEMADPEEIVLGLVPSQEMDSLVEDADQLGALIEAELGIPVTTNVTENYAALVTAMQTGQAQIGMFGPIALVQAADQADAEIILQSVRFGSSTYHTQWFTNDPDTYCLDDVVEVENEDGSTYTFCNGADAAEAGPAGEDALALIEQDTPISMVDSSSASGYYYPATQLERVAGLDPLALNTQFAGGHPNSIINVASGDYPVGVSFDDARDNVVEENPQIGEEVTVFAYSDEIPNDGVAVAGDLSEDLQQRIADAMVAVMETEEGAAAYDAVYSIEGLVPADLDALDAARQVEANFAGL
- a CDS encoding HAD family hydrolase → MVTTERREPAPPSAVLVLDFDGTLCIGDDPVIFYAEEVQRRHPGMALVSAARAFLAGDRAVPGAADGYQAVAAMARAATCPNETLSEAYLASRARLEAGEGETRPPDGVRDLLADVRSTGAQVVLVTNAPLVGAQSWLDTHELTALIDHVVPSAGKPDTMPQILDDLATRAAVNDPARLASVGDVWANDVGPAMDRGSTGFFIDRFSLGHGPSTHAAATFEGLSAAIRAWARREIAS
- a CDS encoding NUDIX hydrolase family protein, whose translation is MSNTSVETEDGWFEPDELAAVRRRMPILYVDVIPVRVDPDGVIQRVGMLLRTPRDGGISRALVSGRVMFHELIRDALSRHIDKDLGPMALPRIPVTLTPFTVAEYFPTPGITPYHDPRQHAVSLAYIVPVDGDCSPQQDALDIGWFTPEEAVSPMVQADMVDGHGALVRTALATVGRLV
- a CDS encoding DUF3054 domain-containing protein — its product is MAVLVFVIAGRGTHHDSGVTIGTLGTAWPFLVALILGWALARAWRSPVRPWPTGTVVWLVTAAGGLTLRGLTGGGLSGAFPLVTVLALGGLMVGWRAVVVLWRRLRPARVA
- a CDS encoding GNAT family N-acetyltransferase, with amino-acid sequence MVPQMSDVLAAGELTLRVLTPGDHADVHAIFSDPQTHTIGDGPVRDPEETRLWLERRAVRRDSHGVTWYGVCRSDGTMIGTAGLLIGRTAPYPELGLEIRWPDQGRGFGTTAAAAVVAEGHRAGFGQVWASVRSWNAASLRVLYRIGFRRDRSEGNLIYLMHSTRVA
- a CDS encoding type IV toxin-antitoxin system AbiEi family antitoxin domain-containing protein; this translates as MAAQRMIVSAESLARRQAGMIGHAQARAEGVTVAQLRNLVRRGRWLRVTRGVYRTPVDTLLDSWDEVRQQAAWTGVLAVPGSTAVGMAALALQQVQGLPRRIRPEVGVSHGRSITGPAGVLVRRCRHPIPAVLINGFRVATVPVALAHALPEMSRRDAVAVLDSALHTGRLTSVGMRELERTLHGRRGAQRARELITLADGRAESPLETRARLLFVDAGLPPPDLQVRVHDRAGRVVARGDLGWQRSDGTWVIVEMDGRGVHGTPTAVYQDRSRQNRMVLSRQVTILRFTDQDLDDGSAVEMIGRALCHPARVA
- a CDS encoding carbohydrate ABC transporter permease translates to MTTTSPDIRSSAGPAAVRAPRPDRGAGLGGGLLTVLTWVVAIAFFFPVAWMALTAFKQESEAASNPPTWFFTPTLDQFRAVIDGGAGVFFANSLIATGVSTLLVIALAVPASYALAIRPVKKTSDVLFFFMSTKMLPVVAVIVPIYVIAGRLHVLDTIWTLVVLYTAMNLPIAVWMMRSFFQEIPGEVLEAASMDGAGLMRTLRAVLIPMVAPGLAATALICVIFAWNEFFFALNLTAARAATVPIFITSTMTSEGLFLARLSAASLLASLPVLIAGWVAQKQLVRGLSMGAIK